A region from the Desulfomonile tiedjei genome encodes:
- the mqnC gene encoding dehypoxanthine futalosine cyclase: MNPDQAICAAEQGQRLSFKAAKTLYEQADLLTLGQLAELARFRHNPRRVVTYAIDRNINYTNVCTSGCQFCAFWRAKGHDQAYILDQAALAAKVEETKALGGTHILFQGGLNPDLDLEWHEAAIRLIRSLGLKLHGYSPPEIHFLAQRNGLTTARVLERFVKAGLNSMPGGGGEILSDRVRRVVSPGKTNSREWLDVMAVAHGLGLKTTATMMFGHIETANERLIHLFRLRRLQDQTGGFTSFITWPYQPGANTIQVKRTGGPAYLRMLAIARLVLDNFRHVQASWVTQGAKIGQVALFFGADDLGSTMIEENVVAAAGVGHRLSLTEMIRLIETAGFASEQRDNVHERVQETQ; encoded by the coding sequence ATGAATCCGGATCAGGCCATCTGCGCGGCGGAGCAAGGACAGCGCCTGTCATTCAAGGCAGCCAAGACCCTGTACGAACAGGCAGATCTTCTTACTTTGGGGCAACTGGCTGAACTTGCCAGGTTCCGCCACAATCCTCGGCGTGTGGTGACGTACGCAATCGACCGGAACATCAATTACACCAACGTTTGCACATCGGGTTGTCAGTTCTGTGCATTCTGGCGCGCAAAAGGCCATGACCAAGCCTATATCCTTGACCAGGCAGCGTTGGCGGCCAAGGTCGAAGAAACCAAAGCGCTGGGAGGAACGCACATACTCTTTCAGGGCGGCCTGAACCCGGACCTGGACCTTGAGTGGCACGAAGCCGCAATCCGGCTCATCCGCTCACTCGGTCTAAAATTGCACGGTTATTCTCCCCCTGAAATTCATTTCCTGGCACAACGAAACGGGTTGACGACGGCTCGGGTCCTGGAGCGCTTCGTGAAAGCCGGTCTGAACTCCATGCCCGGAGGCGGCGGAGAGATCCTCAGTGACAGGGTGCGTCGCGTGGTCTCCCCCGGAAAAACCAACAGCAGAGAATGGCTCGATGTCATGGCTGTAGCTCATGGCCTGGGTCTGAAGACTACCGCAACCATGATGTTCGGGCATATTGAGACCGCGAATGAACGCTTGATCCACCTGTTTAGATTGCGGCGCCTCCAAGATCAAACCGGCGGCTTTACGTCCTTCATTACGTGGCCTTACCAGCCCGGGGCAAACACTATTCAAGTCAAGCGGACCGGCGGACCGGCCTATCTGCGCATGCTCGCGATTGCCAGACTGGTTTTGGACAACTTTCGGCATGTGCAGGCTTCGTGGGTCACGCAGGGAGCCAAGATCGGGCAAGTGGCCCTGTTTTTCGGCGCAGATGACCTTGGATCTACAATGATCGAAGAGAACGTTGTTGCAGCCGCAGGAGTGGGGCACCGCTTAAGCCTAACCGAGATGATTCGCCTCATCGAAACAGCCGGCTTCGCTTCCGAGCAGCGGGACAATGTCCACGAGCGAGTGCAGGAGACCCAATGA
- the mqnE gene encoding aminofutalosine synthase MqnE has translation MRQNNPRIADPALVEVARKLSASERLDLADGLACLETTDLLGLGALAYGVRQARFGDRAFYVINHHLNYTNICSNGCRFCAFRRAAASPDGYLLSPEEAATRISASSPSELKEVHVVGAVNPEPDFSYYIELLAAVKSAAPHAHLKAFTAVEIDHIASKAGMSWKDCLTRLKDAGLSALPGGGAEVFSERVRQALFPSKISAETWLGVHATAHRLGIGTNATMLFGHIETPTERIEHLLRLRAQQDDTGGFRAFIPLAFHSQNTELAHLPGPTGVEILKLIAAARLILDNFAHIKAYWVMLGLKMAQTALYFGADDLEGTVVSENITHEAGATTSTGLTRADLEGLIVDAGFIPAERDSFHQTVAVS, from the coding sequence ATGCGCCAAAACAACCCCCGCATCGCTGACCCGGCCCTTGTCGAAGTTGCTCGGAAACTGTCAGCCTCTGAGCGCCTTGACCTGGCTGACGGACTCGCGTGCCTGGAGACAACCGATCTGCTTGGGCTTGGGGCCCTCGCCTATGGAGTGAGGCAAGCCAGATTCGGCGATCGAGCCTTCTACGTGATCAACCATCATCTGAACTACACCAACATCTGTTCCAACGGCTGCAGATTTTGTGCGTTTCGCCGGGCCGCGGCCTCGCCCGACGGATATCTGTTGAGCCCCGAGGAAGCGGCGACCAGGATTTCCGCGTCGTCCCCGTCGGAACTGAAAGAGGTGCACGTCGTAGGGGCCGTTAACCCGGAGCCGGATTTCTCGTACTATATCGAACTGCTTGCAGCCGTAAAATCCGCGGCGCCTCACGCGCATCTCAAGGCTTTCACTGCTGTGGAGATCGACCATATTGCGAGCAAGGCCGGAATGTCATGGAAAGATTGTCTGACCAGGTTGAAAGATGCGGGTCTCAGCGCGCTGCCGGGAGGAGGAGCCGAGGTGTTTTCGGAGCGGGTGAGGCAAGCTCTTTTCCCGTCAAAAATCTCCGCGGAGACGTGGCTGGGCGTTCACGCGACGGCTCACAGACTCGGGATCGGGACTAACGCAACAATGCTCTTTGGACATATCGAGACCCCAACTGAGCGGATCGAGCATCTCCTGCGTCTGCGGGCCCAACAGGACGACACTGGAGGATTTAGGGCCTTCATTCCTCTTGCCTTTCACTCGCAAAACACCGAGCTTGCCCATTTGCCCGGCCCCACAGGGGTGGAGATTCTTAAGCTCATTGCCGCTGCCAGGCTGATTCTCGACAATTTCGCTCACATTAAGGCTTATTGGGTCATGCTCGGGCTCAAGATGGCGCAGACAGCATTGTATTTCGGCGCCGACGACTTGGAAGGAACCGTTGTGAGCGAGAACATTACGCATGAGGCGGGAGCCACCACCTCTACGGGCCTGACACGCGCAGACCTGGAAGGACTCATCGTCGACGCGGGGTTCATCCCTGCCGAAAGAGACTCTTTTCATCAGACTGTGGCGGTTTCATGA
- a CDS encoding 3-dehydroquinate synthase II gives MAKQFWVRLSQWNEAAAQAALEADADAVWPPEGFHVEARKIDGLRVAGKQGDLDFEIISLGSAADVDRAAELARSGRLVVVDCPNWRLIPWENLVGSGQVLALVKTRVEAEQALTALESGLSGVVLESDDPLEIGAVGELIRRIEWDLELLPARITSVEPVGVGERACVDVAGLFTHGEGLLVGDKAAALFLVAAETAENPFVASRPFRVNAGGLHHYILCPDGKTGYLSELRGGVSVLAVDPTGRARTVVAGRIKIERRPLIRVVADRAGIEASVLLQNAETVCLVQSNGEPISVTALESGHEVLVHPGSTARHLGKGIEEWLLEK, from the coding sequence ATGGCAAAGCAGTTCTGGGTCAGATTGTCCCAATGGAATGAAGCCGCAGCGCAAGCAGCGCTAGAGGCTGATGCCGACGCGGTTTGGCCGCCTGAGGGATTTCATGTCGAGGCCCGAAAGATCGACGGCCTGCGGGTTGCCGGTAAACAAGGCGACCTTGATTTCGAGATCATCAGCTTGGGCTCTGCTGCTGATGTTGACCGGGCAGCGGAACTGGCCCGTTCGGGCCGGCTGGTGGTAGTGGATTGTCCTAATTGGCGGCTTATCCCCTGGGAGAACCTTGTGGGATCCGGCCAGGTTCTCGCCCTGGTAAAGACAAGGGTGGAAGCGGAGCAAGCTTTGACAGCCCTGGAATCAGGGCTTTCCGGAGTGGTGCTGGAGTCTGACGACCCACTGGAAATCGGGGCGGTGGGGGAGCTGATTCGCCGGATCGAATGGGACCTGGAGTTACTTCCTGCTCGGATCACGAGCGTGGAGCCGGTAGGGGTAGGCGAGCGCGCGTGCGTGGACGTAGCAGGCTTATTCACGCACGGTGAAGGTCTGTTGGTCGGCGACAAGGCAGCGGCTCTGTTCCTGGTCGCGGCAGAGACCGCGGAAAACCCTTTTGTGGCCAGCCGACCTTTCAGGGTTAATGCGGGCGGGCTCCATCATTACATTCTGTGCCCGGACGGAAAAACCGGTTATTTATCGGAATTACGTGGCGGGGTCTCTGTCCTGGCCGTAGACCCAACCGGCCGAGCCAGGACCGTGGTAGCCGGCCGAATAAAGATCGAGCGTCGGCCCCTGATACGAGTGGTAGCCGACCGCGCAGGTATTGAAGCCTCGGTCTTGCTTCAAAATGCCGAGACAGTGTGCCTGGTCCAGTCCAACGGTGAGCCGATCTCCGTGACCGCCCTGGAATCCGGCCATGAGGTGCTGGTCCATCCGGGGTCAACCGCTCGACATCTCGGCAAGGGAATCGAGGAATGGCTGCTGGAAAAGTAA
- a CDS encoding RNA-binding protein: protein MSISIYVGNLSFNADEGGLKSLFETYGEVESAKIITDQFTGRSRGFGFVQMPNREEGLRAIEELDSKDFNGRTLKVNEARPRNTGGAGRRDRGGDRGDRGDRGRSRW from the coding sequence ATGAGTATCAGTATTTACGTCGGGAATCTTTCTTTCAATGCCGACGAGGGCGGATTAAAAAGTCTATTTGAGACCTACGGTGAGGTGGAATCCGCCAAGATCATTACCGACCAATTCACGGGCCGCTCGCGAGGATTCGGATTTGTCCAAATGCCGAACCGGGAGGAAGGACTTCGCGCCATAGAGGAACTGGATTCCAAAGATTTCAATGGCCGAACCCTGAAGGTTAACGAAGCGCGTCCAAGAAATACTGGTGGAGCGGGCCGCAGAGACAGAGGAGGAGACAGGGGAGACAGAGGAGATAGAGGAAGATCTCGCTGGTAG
- a CDS encoding 4Fe-4S binding protein, protein MASRNVLLIFKSNIMYKPVIYRLAKDFDLVFNILEAKILPRREGRILLELRGDADLIEKGVKFLEDQQVVVERLSDKVWREEELCVHCGACTGLCPTGALVVLPPEMKVAFDVEKCVACGMCGLVCPFGAMKDITLFDPFAEGRTAG, encoded by the coding sequence ATGGCTTCAAGAAACGTGCTACTGATATTCAAGTCAAACATAATGTACAAGCCGGTAATTTACCGACTTGCGAAGGACTTTGACCTTGTGTTCAACATACTCGAGGCAAAGATACTGCCCCGACGGGAAGGTCGCATTCTTCTCGAACTACGCGGAGACGCCGACCTTATTGAAAAAGGCGTCAAGTTCCTCGAAGATCAACAGGTCGTAGTGGAGCGTCTTTCAGACAAGGTGTGGAGAGAAGAAGAACTATGCGTGCATTGCGGAGCGTGCACAGGCTTGTGCCCTACAGGCGCTTTGGTGGTTCTTCCGCCTGAAATGAAGGTGGCCTTCGACGTCGAAAAATGCGTCGCGTGCGGCATGTGCGGCTTGGTTTGCCCATTTGGAGCCATGAAGGACATAACTCTTTTCGATCCATTTGCGGAAGGGCGTACCGCCGGCTGA
- a CDS encoding UPF0280 family protein, which translates to MAAPTLYEPRTYRDFGDAGRFKTFHAAVETSDLYVKAHSVLKQETEDLIRRCRGQIEAAIARRPEFLKNLEPIEEDPGDAAVPLLMIRAGKKAGTGPMAAVAGAVADFVGRGLLQRSPEVIVENGGDIFVMVSQPVVVGLFAGNSPFNNRVGLRLEPTPIPLGVCTSSGTVGPSMSFGVADCATIISREVSLADAVASGLGNRIQGPSDLQRAVEWAMKVPGVDGALAIIGEKMAALGEIELVPL; encoded by the coding sequence ATGGCGGCTCCAACCCTATATGAGCCTCGCACTTACAGGGATTTCGGCGATGCCGGCCGGTTCAAGACTTTCCACGCGGCGGTGGAAACCTCAGACCTCTACGTCAAAGCGCACTCGGTGCTGAAACAGGAAACAGAGGATCTGATACGGCGCTGTCGAGGCCAGATTGAGGCTGCAATAGCTCGCAGGCCGGAATTCCTCAAGAACCTCGAACCTATCGAGGAAGACCCGGGCGACGCGGCCGTGCCCCTGCTTATGATCAGGGCAGGCAAGAAGGCCGGCACCGGGCCCATGGCCGCTGTGGCCGGCGCGGTGGCCGATTTTGTCGGCAGAGGCCTTCTGCAAAGGTCGCCTGAAGTGATTGTAGAGAACGGAGGCGACATATTTGTGATGGTTTCGCAGCCGGTTGTCGTGGGGCTGTTCGCGGGCAATTCCCCGTTCAACAATCGGGTGGGACTCAGGCTGGAACCGACACCTATCCCGCTGGGCGTATGCACATCTTCCGGCACTGTCGGGCCTTCGATGAGCTTTGGCGTAGCAGACTGTGCGACCATAATCTCCAGGGAAGTTTCCCTGGCCGATGCGGTGGCAAGCGGGCTTGGAAATAGGATACAAGGCCCGTCCGATCTGCAACGGGCGGTTGAATGGGCGATGAAGGTTCCCGGAGTGGATGGAGCGCTGGCGATAATCGGAGAGAAAATGGCGGCCCTGGGAGAAATCGAGTTGGTGCCGCTGTAG
- a CDS encoding homocysteine biosynthesis protein, with amino-acid sequence MSQFQVNKTFAEINEKIKQGKAVVVTAEEMIGITKENGPVEAARKVDVVTTGTFGIMCSSGAFLNFGHTKPRIRASKMWLNGVEAYAGIAAVDCYIGATQTREDDPLNKVFPGRFRYGGGHVIEDLVAGRTVRLKAESYGTDCYPRRTLERDMTLSDFPDAVLLDPRNAYQNYNCAINLSKKTIYTYMGILRPECMNANFSTSGQLSPLLNDPLYKTIGIGTRIFLGGGIGYVIGAGTQHNPSVPRSENGVVMGGAGTISVRGDLKGMSSKFLRGASLTGYGCSLNVGIGIPIPILNEEMARFTSVSDAEIMVPVVDYGSSYPEGGGQAMDYVTYAQLRSGEITFDSKKIPTAPLSSYSAALEIAKTLKEWIGSGLFLLGEPQETLPSAPFQGFKD; translated from the coding sequence ATGTCACAGTTCCAGGTGAATAAAACTTTCGCTGAAATTAATGAAAAGATTAAGCAAGGCAAGGCGGTGGTTGTCACCGCGGAAGAAATGATAGGAATAACAAAGGAGAACGGCCCGGTTGAAGCGGCACGGAAAGTTGACGTTGTTACCACGGGGACATTCGGGATCATGTGCTCGTCAGGGGCTTTCCTCAATTTCGGTCACACTAAGCCCAGGATCAGGGCCAGCAAAATGTGGCTCAACGGCGTCGAGGCTTATGCCGGGATCGCGGCGGTGGACTGCTACATCGGCGCGACCCAAACCCGGGAAGATGACCCGCTGAACAAGGTCTTCCCGGGCCGTTTCAGGTACGGCGGTGGCCACGTGATCGAAGATCTGGTCGCGGGCCGAACCGTGCGACTAAAAGCCGAGTCCTACGGCACGGACTGCTATCCTCGCCGCACTCTCGAGCGGGACATGACCCTGTCCGACTTCCCCGACGCGGTGCTCCTAGACCCCAGGAATGCATACCAGAATTATAATTGCGCCATTAATCTATCTAAGAAAACCATATACACCTACATGGGTATCCTGAGGCCCGAGTGCATGAACGCGAATTTCTCCACTTCCGGTCAGCTCAGCCCTTTGCTCAATGACCCGCTGTACAAGACGATCGGCATCGGAACGAGGATTTTCCTCGGCGGAGGCATCGGCTACGTCATTGGGGCCGGGACCCAGCACAACCCCTCGGTTCCGAGGTCTGAAAACGGCGTGGTTATGGGAGGAGCAGGCACAATCTCGGTGAGAGGAGACCTCAAGGGCATGTCGTCAAAATTCCTTAGAGGCGCGTCTCTAACCGGGTACGGCTGTTCGCTGAACGTGGGAATCGGCATTCCAATTCCCATCTTGAACGAAGAAATGGCAAGATTCACATCAGTGTCCGATGCCGAAATAATGGTCCCGGTGGTGGACTATGGCTCAAGCTATCCTGAAGGAGGCGGCCAGGCGATGGATTACGTTACCTACGCTCAGCTCAGGAGCGGTGAGATAACGTTCGACAGCAAGAAGATCCCCACCGCGCCTCTTTCAAGCTACTCGGCTGCGCTGGAAATCGCAAAGACCCTCAAAGAGTGGATTGGTTCGGGACTATTCCTGCTAGGGGAGCCTCAGGAGACGCTTCCGTCTGCGCCTTTCCAGGGATTTAAAGACTGA
- a CDS encoding CapA family protein, with amino-acid sequence MLVSLLSWLLWSHGVSAEQREIRLLFTGDVLLSRNVQLELKQRGTSPWTDLSGVFGQADLVVGNLEGAVGEPADCLPSTKTPPCFSIPEHFVSLLASGGFKALSIENNHNLDLGESGRAATIEALKGVGLVPLSYDSSPGFFHFDRATIGIVAVNLVPGRDGGHQSIPSIELQQKLRLAKNLANLVVVTVHWGSELLDWPNRNQREGAEWLISQGADLIIGHHPHVVQPPEMIAGKPVFFSLGNHLFDQKYLATKEGLIADCRINGGILRCTGIATQTAKNSFFPQIVDSAQHKLLQPIRLRVSTHVSGVLLRPAIGGGGEKGEISLEGIVDGKQLWQTRSNSLASITPARLDGKNEYLFTLEWHYSPIDGEIGLRPYVYSVTPQGLVARWRGSALAWPLLDAVILPDDERILCGLHRGDSFIDLKPDSKVVRVAAYRWNGFGFSGVDDPETTETCRKCFEIGNNERRPPPQAH; translated from the coding sequence ATCTTAGTTAGCTTATTGTCGTGGCTGTTGTGGTCACATGGTGTCTCGGCTGAGCAGCGCGAAATCAGACTTCTCTTCACAGGAGATGTTCTCCTTTCCCGAAATGTGCAGCTGGAACTCAAGCAGCGAGGGACTTCGCCGTGGACTGATCTTAGTGGTGTCTTTGGGCAGGCGGACTTGGTTGTGGGCAATCTGGAAGGGGCGGTAGGGGAACCAGCGGACTGTCTGCCCTCAACCAAAACGCCTCCGTGCTTCAGCATTCCGGAACATTTCGTGTCGTTGCTCGCATCAGGCGGTTTCAAGGCACTGTCCATTGAAAACAACCACAATCTCGATTTGGGAGAGAGCGGACGAGCCGCCACGATAGAGGCCCTGAAGGGAGTTGGGCTGGTCCCGCTGAGTTATGATTCGTCGCCCGGGTTCTTCCACTTTGATAGGGCAACTATTGGCATAGTCGCGGTAAATCTGGTTCCCGGTCGGGATGGGGGCCATCAAAGCATTCCTTCCATTGAATTGCAGCAAAAATTAAGATTAGCGAAAAATTTGGCTAATCTTGTAGTGGTAACGGTCCACTGGGGGAGCGAACTCCTGGACTGGCCCAATAGGAATCAGCGCGAAGGTGCCGAGTGGCTAATTTCCCAAGGAGCGGATCTGATAATCGGGCATCATCCCCACGTAGTGCAGCCTCCGGAAATGATAGCGGGAAAACCGGTCTTCTTTTCGCTGGGTAATCATTTGTTCGATCAGAAGTACCTGGCCACTAAGGAAGGCCTGATCGCCGACTGCAGAATAAACGGAGGAATTCTCCGGTGCACCGGAATCGCTACACAAACGGCTAAGAATTCTTTTTTTCCTCAGATCGTGGATAGCGCACAGCACAAGCTCCTTCAACCTATTCGGCTACGGGTTTCGACTCATGTTTCCGGTGTGCTGCTTCGCCCTGCAATTGGTGGCGGCGGCGAAAAAGGTGAGATAAGCTTGGAAGGAATCGTGGATGGCAAGCAGCTGTGGCAAACCCGCTCAAATAGCCTTGCAAGTATTACCCCTGCCCGGCTGGACGGAAAAAATGAATATCTTTTCACCCTGGAATGGCACTATTCACCGATTGACGGCGAAATAGGGCTCAGGCCCTATGTGTACAGCGTGACCCCACAAGGGCTCGTTGCGCGATGGCGCGGTTCAGCGTTAGCTTGGCCTCTGCTGGACGCTGTGATTTTGCCTGATGACGAGAGGATATTGTGCGGCCTGCACCGCGGAGACTCATTCATTGATCTGAAGCCCGACTCAAAGGTGGTACGCGTCGCGGCTTATCGTTGGAACGGCTTCGGTTTTTCAGGTGTGGACGATCCTGAGACGACCGAGACATGCCGAAAGTGCTTTGAAATTGGGAACAATGAAAGAAGACCGCCACCCCAAGCTCATTGA
- a CDS encoding DUF3160 domain-containing protein, with product MVRYLKEIVFCFSVLCLLPIAVMAEKFDPPELQVTPSPGEACSIRLEGVEKVVDYDVSPAGPEVAVLVKKTGGDHGLVFWQIGTQGISEGWKAPAGFMLRAVAWHPQAQALFVAGVQKTHHQIVRLDKTASGWTARRIFESPNEIRRLVMGPRPFAVGSEQEPVAYRLFLGMKNQDGKTYRIVSITEQGKKPYQVIGPADTVTDPGKEETPSELMAASALPMAFHPAGHKLICEDEARNYYWAEYATNRWGTTTPLMDGMLKGGSVTPTPNGLGLLHWQPSLPGIGLVVVSTGKADRQAVDMQFVATPSSVPDGRGIVGLTKSSDGYSLTYVPIAVPLADVVNAWLFHPSDQDLSLLEKHGGSFRALDDSQLYELYHSENYGSCGEFTQTVSTRPYLVTTDIFWELFAAAFEGLMIVQEREKAIPAFWKFIAAADQFYGNSTVQSPWKQVFKALADMRSKDSRNPETARIRAAKQREHSETLGVEVDYAELKPRGHYTSSDTMKGYFKAFRYLTSVYSVDGKRAKIMGELETLPPELQNQAVAWINCYKGFIAPSRSPLVWKGGAAGQPASTRHSNPVPAIFPLSWGFDNEVLYSTVFHPHLPRAEQVSGPAGERLTPSGLDLALALGSHLADTLLESEYGKYPPLKGVLENLRKNFVSSAKTMRDSENLYDRWISALALQWADDVQSPNGEKDERIWRAKRLQTGLASWATLRHATVLVNERTDAQCGEGGFEAIVMRFPRGYVEPDPRTFAAIAGLFDTAVGHVAQNILNAQDITARGGDQEDGGSKSLREGIIRRFKQTAGKARRFQSMAEKEIRGEPLTYEECQEILDVGKVAEHHFLVFKSLGSKDYALSTPEDIPKIADVAGGKFAPFLMAAVGKPVEWDHVVPYFGRRQIVKGSVYSYYEFESSNLLNDEEWRSMVESQPRPAWLRPFFAEEKPGKD from the coding sequence ATGGTGAGGTATCTTAAGGAAATAGTGTTTTGCTTTTCCGTTCTGTGTCTACTTCCAATCGCTGTGATGGCAGAAAAATTTGACCCCCCGGAGCTACAGGTAACTCCGTCGCCTGGGGAGGCCTGTTCCATTCGCCTAGAAGGGGTGGAAAAAGTCGTGGACTACGATGTCTCGCCGGCCGGTCCGGAGGTAGCTGTCCTTGTGAAGAAAACCGGCGGAGACCACGGTCTTGTGTTCTGGCAGATCGGCACCCAGGGGATATCGGAAGGTTGGAAGGCTCCGGCGGGCTTTATGCTCCGCGCGGTCGCCTGGCATCCCCAGGCGCAGGCCCTCTTCGTGGCCGGAGTTCAAAAGACTCACCATCAGATTGTGCGCTTGGACAAGACTGCAAGCGGATGGACCGCGCGCCGTATCTTTGAGTCACCGAATGAAATCCGGCGGCTGGTGATGGGTCCAAGGCCGTTTGCCGTTGGATCAGAACAGGAACCTGTAGCTTACCGACTTTTCCTGGGGATGAAGAATCAGGATGGAAAAACCTATCGGATCGTCTCGATAACCGAACAGGGAAAAAAGCCCTACCAGGTTATAGGCCCGGCCGATACGGTAACAGATCCCGGGAAGGAAGAGACCCCCAGCGAACTGATGGCCGCTTCTGCCTTGCCTATGGCCTTTCATCCTGCCGGCCATAAGTTGATCTGCGAGGACGAAGCGCGCAACTATTATTGGGCCGAATATGCCACAAACCGTTGGGGAACAACCACTCCTCTCATGGATGGGATGCTCAAGGGAGGGAGCGTTACTCCGACGCCCAACGGCTTGGGATTGTTGCATTGGCAGCCTTCGTTGCCCGGAATCGGCCTGGTCGTTGTCTCTACAGGGAAAGCGGATCGGCAGGCCGTCGATATGCAGTTTGTAGCCACACCATCATCAGTTCCGGATGGACGCGGAATTGTGGGATTGACTAAATCCAGTGACGGCTATTCTCTGACATACGTTCCAATCGCCGTGCCCTTGGCTGACGTAGTGAATGCCTGGTTGTTCCATCCATCCGACCAGGATCTTAGTTTGCTGGAAAAGCATGGCGGCTCGTTCCGAGCGTTGGACGATAGTCAACTCTACGAACTCTACCATTCCGAAAACTACGGCTCTTGCGGTGAGTTCACGCAAACTGTGTCAACGCGTCCCTATCTGGTCACCACTGACATTTTCTGGGAGCTGTTTGCTGCCGCGTTTGAAGGCCTCATGATTGTTCAGGAGCGAGAGAAAGCCATACCAGCATTCTGGAAATTCATTGCCGCCGCAGATCAATTTTACGGCAATTCAACTGTACAGTCCCCATGGAAGCAGGTTTTCAAGGCGCTGGCTGACATGCGCTCCAAGGACTCTAGAAACCCTGAGACAGCAAGAATCCGCGCAGCGAAACAGCGAGAGCACTCGGAAACGCTCGGAGTAGAAGTCGATTATGCGGAGCTGAAGCCCCGAGGGCATTACACGTCATCAGACACCATGAAGGGCTATTTCAAGGCTTTCCGTTATCTGACATCAGTATATTCGGTAGATGGCAAGCGCGCGAAAATCATGGGCGAACTCGAAACGCTTCCGCCGGAACTGCAAAACCAAGCAGTTGCATGGATCAACTGCTACAAAGGTTTTATTGCTCCATCCCGCTCACCGTTGGTTTGGAAAGGAGGCGCGGCAGGTCAACCGGCTTCTACTCGACATTCCAATCCGGTTCCTGCAATATTTCCGCTGTCATGGGGCTTTGATAATGAAGTATTGTATTCGACGGTTTTTCATCCTCATTTGCCGCGTGCCGAGCAGGTCTCCGGTCCAGCCGGGGAGCGTTTGACCCCTTCGGGGCTGGATTTGGCCTTGGCATTGGGAAGCCACTTGGCTGATACCCTGTTGGAGAGTGAATACGGAAAATACCCACCCCTGAAAGGTGTTCTGGAGAACCTCAGAAAGAACTTCGTTTCCAGCGCAAAGACAATGCGGGACAGTGAGAACCTGTATGATCGCTGGATAAGCGCCCTGGCTCTCCAATGGGCCGACGACGTGCAGTCCCCTAATGGGGAAAAAGATGAGCGTATTTGGCGTGCCAAGCGGTTGCAAACCGGACTGGCTTCCTGGGCCACCCTGCGTCATGCCACAGTACTGGTCAATGAGCGCACTGACGCACAGTGCGGCGAAGGCGGTTTTGAAGCAATTGTAATGCGATTTCCCAGAGGTTACGTGGAACCCGACCCACGAACTTTTGCAGCCATAGCAGGGCTGTTCGACACGGCCGTCGGGCACGTCGCGCAAAACATCCTAAACGCTCAGGATATTACTGCTCGGGGCGGGGACCAAGAGGATGGCGGCTCAAAATCATTACGAGAAGGCATAATACGGAGATTCAAGCAAACGGCCGGGAAGGCACGAAGGTTTCAGTCCATGGCTGAAAAGGAAATCCGTGGAGAGCCTCTGACTTATGAGGAGTGCCAGGAAATCTTGGACGTCGGGAAGGTAGCGGAACATCACTTCCTTGTTTTCAAGAGCCTGGGAAGCAAGGATTATGCTCTCTCGACACCTGAGGACATTCCCAAGATTGCGGACGTGGCTGGCGGAAAATTTGCCCCGTTCCTCATGGCTGCCGTGGGAAAACCGGTGGAATGGGATCACGTGGTTCCGTATTTCGGCAGACGTCAGATTGTAAAGGGCTCGGTTTATTCATATTATGAATTTGAGTCATCGAACCTCCTCAATGATGAGGAGTGGCGGAGCATGGTGGAGTCCCAGCCGAGGCCCGCGTGGCTTAGGCCTTTCTTTGCAGAAGAAAAGCCAGGGAAAGACTAA